The genomic interval TACAAAAGTTACAGACAAAAAAACTAAATTCCTTTGCATTCCTCCAATTTTATTTTCTAACTCTCTATATTTTACATCTGTCATCATCTTAAATCGCTCTTGATGATTTAGCTGTTTATTTTTCCCGTCCTCCAAGTATAAATTCCAATGGACCTTTAAGTCATTAAAAATGATCATTTCAGGAATGGTCGGATACATACCTTTTAAAATATTTAATTCGAACCATTAGTATTGCATAAATAAAAAACTATTTTGTCAATCAATACTCCTTCTAAAATTAATTACGGAATATTGGGAATTATGGTGATAAAGTCTTTAAATAAATAAAAAATCCCCTTATAATAGGGATTAGGTAGTTCTGTCCAAATCCCATTACAAGGAGACACCGTATGGACAAGAATACCACAAAATCCACAATAAATGAACTGTTCAAGGTACTTGATGAACAAAAATTTTTAAACGTGATCAACGTTACGGATATTGATCAGTACATAAAAAAACTGACGGCCTACAAATTCCTGGAACTGTTGATTATTGCGCAACTGAATGAGACCGAAAGTTTAAGAGAGCTATCGAAACAACTCAAGGATAATCAGGACATCCAACAGAAGATTGAAGTGGACACCATTAGTACGTCACAACTATCCCGGAAACAGTGTAATCTCACTCCTCGAATATTTGAAAAGGTATTTAGACATCTGGTGTTCGAGACACAAGCGCTAATGAAACATCCATCGATGATACGTGATATTGGAAAACTACTGGTTATTGATTCATCCACTATGTCGATGAGTTTGAGCCAGTATCCCTGGGCAACGTTTCGCAAAACGAAGTCAGGTGTTCGACTCCACTTGCGAGTAGTCGTGACAAAGGATATAACCATGCCTGACAAAGCTGTTATGCTGCCAGCCAAGCATGCGGATAGATCCCAGATGGATGAATTAATCGATATTGATTCAAACGCCATTCATTTGTTTGACCGGGGCTACAATGACTATAAGCAATTTGATAAACTTTGCTTTGATGATGTTCGGTTTGTCACAAGAACAAAGAAAAATGCAGAAATAGAGGTTATCTCGGAACAAGTTCCGGACACGGAAAACAACATTTTTCTTGATCAGGAAGTGTACCTGGGCAGTGTGCAAAATGGAACCAAAATGACGCAACCCTTGCGCCTTATTAAAACAAAAGATAGCGAAGGCAATGTGGTTGTCATTGTTACTAACTGTTTCGAACTATCTGCCAAAGAGATTGGTGATTTATACCGCTATCGCTGGAAAATCGAAACATTTTTCAAGTGGATGAAGCAGCATTTAAAAATAAAATCATTTTATGGCAAAAGCGAAAATGCCGTTTACACACAAATTTGGATCGCGTTAATCACGTACTGCTTACAAGTGTTATTACAGTTGAAATTTCATCATGAAGGATCGCTATTAGAATTAAAACGAACGCTCAAAAACCTTTTATTCAGCCCATTGGAAGAATTTTTGCGGTCTCTGTTCCGTAAACCAACAAGAACGTCAAAAGGTCGTAAAAAGTATAACTGGGAGAAAGAATTTCAACATATTGTAAGCCAATTTGAAGAAGGCGAGGTGGCTCATCTTAACGACTTAACGTATGATCCGTTATTTTTTTTAACAGTATATGATGGAAATAAATGTAAATTGTGGATAAGAACTACCGGTCATATCCCCTTTGACTTTTTTTCATAAAAAACCAAGATAATTGTACTGAATATTTAGAAAAGACATTCACTGGAACTTATAGGGTGTTTGACAAAACCAAAAAATTTTATGCAACACTAATGAATTCATCTAAGCTGTCTCTTCCATATTCATCTGCATATCTTTGACTTAATTCCAGAACATCTTCATTTATTGAATTATCATCTATACCTAAACCTTCCAAAATTTTTTCTTTAAGTTCTGGCCAAGTCATCATACCATCAAGTGATTCATCAATTTTATTTGCATTTAAACTAAAACCAGATCCAATCATCACAGAAACTCTACTTTTTCCATCTTCGGACCAAAGCTTACCACGAATATTTTCCAAGTGATGATATTTTGGCAATTTCTCCTTAAATTCATTAGTAGAGTTACCCATTGTGTCCTCCTTCATTTAAATGAATAATCATTCATTAGCTTAGACGTTGTAATTAACCAAATCCATCATTGCCAACATTGTTATTAACTTACTTCACCTGATAGTAATCGACATACCAATCGGCAAATTTCTGCAGGCCATCTTGAATGGATGTTTCCGGTTTGAAACCGACTGCCTGATAAAGTAAATCGGTCGATGCATAGGTTGCTGAGACATCGCCTGGCTTGATTGGTTCATAGACTTTATTGAATTAGACATCATGGCCTAATGAATTGCTCAGCGCCATTTTCTAGTGCACCGATGAATGTCATCAGTTTCTCTGGGCTGTTGTTGCCAATATTGAAGACGCGGTGCGGTGCGCCGTCTTCGCTCTCAGGTTGATTGCCCAAAAGCCGTTCCACTCCGATGATAATATCGTCAATGTAGGTGAAATTACGATACAAATCATTCTCAAAATCACAGTTGTTGAAGATGTTGATCGATTCGCTGTTGAAACATTTATCCGTGAAGCCGAAATACCATGCCTGGACACCCCATGAGATCATAAACGGTAAAGAAACGCTGGCCGGTTGCCGAGATATTATACAAATGGCTGTAGGTATGTACCATGATTTCATTCGACTTCTTGGTTGAGGCATATTCCTCATAAATAGTATTCAAGCTTTTCGGTACATTATTATTTCCTGCCCAATTTTGGCCCAGGTTCTTGGGTTCCAATAGGTGGAAAAAAGAACTTCCATGACAGTTTGGACAAATGTAAGCTCCTCCTACTTGTTCTCCACTTCCATCTTTCCATTCTCCTGAGGAATCTACACCCCTATGACAAGACTACTTCACTATTTCTACAACAAACAACAAAATCCTGCAAAACCTCCCAAAATTAAAATGACACTCCTTCAGGAGTGCCATACCAATTCCTGCCCCTTCACCAACAACCATCCATTCGTCAAATTCTCTCTCTATTATAATCAAACCTCTCGCCATCCTCATATCCACAACTCTACCGCTGGCCGCTTCAACTATGGCCTAGCCGGTGCCGGTGTCCTATTTCATCGTCGGGGCGTAGCGCGGGTAGTAGTCGGCTTTGCCCTCGACGACGAGACAGAACTTCAACGAGCTACCGGCGGAGACGACGTCAACCTCGCTGGCACCGCCGCGCAGTTCCTGGATGAATGCCTCGGTCTCGATTTCGGCAGCTGCCGAAAATCATCCTTTTGGAATAGCGCGGGATAATCGTTGTCGCTCGAGCGGATCGTGTTCTCGCTCGAGTAGGGGCTGCTGTCGCTCGAGTTTGTCCGACCCTCGCTCAAGTTGTACGCCTTATCGCTCGAGTTGACCCGTCTAACGCTCGAGTCGGTCCACTACTACATAAACGCCTCCCCCAAAATAAAAATGACACTCCTTCAAGAGTGCCAAATCAATTCCTACCCCTTCGCCAAAAACCACCCATTCGTCAAATTCTCTCTCTATTATAATCAAACCTCTCGCCATCCTCATATCTCAAAACGCTTCCACCTGCAGCCTCAACAATAGCTTGACCGGCGCCGGTATCCCACTCCATCGTCGGGGCATAGCGCGGATAATAGTCAGCTTTCCCTTCTGCCACTAAGCAAAACTTGAGCGAACTTCCGGCCGAGACGACATCGATTTCTCGCTCACCATCGCGCAACCCTTCAATAAATGCCTCCGTCTCAGCAGACATATGCGACCGGCTTGCAACCACATGGACAACGTCGCCCGGCTCGACAAGCGGCAGACGCACACTCGCCTCAACAAGCTCGTTATCACCAACTACATTAGCCTCTGATGCACTTTCCAGCTTAAACGCACCCAAACCAGCCTTACCAAAGTAAAACGTGTCCAAAGCGGGTGCATAAATAGCCCCCATCACCGGGTAGCCGTCTTCAATCAGCGCGATATTGACTGTGAACTCGCCATTCTTTTTTATAAATTCTTTCGTACCGTCCAACGGATCAACCAGGAAAAACACCGTCCTGTCTTTCCTATCCGCATACGGAATGTCGGCCCCTTCCTCGCTCAACACGGGCACCGATGCATACGCCTTGTGAAGCCCGTCGACAATCGTCCGGTGCGAGCGCTGGTGGCTTCGGTCAGCGAGGAATTGTCATCTTTCGTCTCCACGGAAATGTCCTGCTCATACACATCCAGAATTTCACGTCCGGCATCCAATGATATATCCAACAGTGTCTTCAAACTGACGTCTGCCATCATTCCACGTATCCTTTCTTTTGCAAGTACGCCACAATTGTCTGCACGGATTCTTCCAGGCTCTGCTTATCCGTATCAACGGTGACTTCCGGATTAACCGGTGCTTCATATGGTGCGTCAATGCCTGTAAAGCCTTTGATCTCGCCAGCGCGTGCTTTCTTATACAGCCCTTTTGGATCCCGTTCTTCACAGGTCTCCACACTTGCGTCGACAAACACTTCAATGAATTCGCCGTCTTCCACTAATGCGCGCACCTCATCGCGGTCTTCACGATACGGGGAAATAAATGCGGACAATGTAAACAATCCAGCATCGACCATCAGTTTCGATACTTCTCCGATGCGGCGGATGTTTTCTTTCCGGTCTTCCGGGCTGAAGCCAAAATTCTTATTCAAGCCATGACGGATATTATCCCCATCCAAACGGTACGTACGCACGCCCATGTTATGCAGTTCTTTCTCCAGT from Lentibacillus cibarius carries:
- a CDS encoding IS4 family transposase — translated: MDKNTTKSTINELFKVLDEQKFLNVINVTDIDQYIKKLTAYKFLELLIIAQLNETESLRELSKQLKDNQDIQQKIEVDTISTSQLSRKQCNLTPRIFEKVFRHLVFETQALMKHPSMIRDIGKLLVIDSSTMSMSLSQYPWATFRKTKSGVRLHLRVVVTKDITMPDKAVMLPAKHADRSQMDELIDIDSNAIHLFDRGYNDYKQFDKLCFDDVRFVTRTKKNAEIEVISEQVPDTENNIFLDQEVYLGSVQNGTKMTQPLRLIKTKDSEGNVVVIVTNCFELSAKEIGDLYRYRWKIETFFKWMKQHLKIKSFYGKSENAVYTQIWIALITYCLQVLLQLKFHHEGSLLELKRTLKNLLFSPLEEFLRSLFRKPTRTSKGRKKYNWEKEFQHIVSQFEEGEVAHLNDLTYDPLFFLTVYDGNKCKLWIRTTGHIPFDFFS
- the cysC gene encoding adenylyl-sulfate kinase encodes the protein MAKSENIVWHDSKVTKAHRQQLNNRKSAVVWFTGLSGSGKSTISVELEKELHNMGVRTYRLDGDNIRHGLNKNFGFSPEDRKENIRRIGEVSKLMVDAGLFTLSAFISPYREDRDEVRALVEDGEFIEVFVDASVETCEERDPKGLYKKARAGEIKGFTGIDAPYEAPVNPEVTVDTDKQSLEESVQTIVAYLQKKGYVE
- a CDS encoding 3'(2'),5'-bisphosphate nucleotidase CysQ; protein product: MPVLSEEGADIPYADRKDRTVFFLVDPLDGTKEFIKKNGEFTVNIALIEDGYPVMGAIYAPALDTFYFGKAGLGAFKLESASEANVVGDNELVEASVRLPLVEPGDVVHVVASRSHMSAETEAFIEGLRDGEREIDVVSAGSSLKFCLVAEGKADYYPRYAPTMEWDTGAGQAIVEAAGGSVLRYEDGERFDYNRERI